CTCCTGCTCAGCATTTCCACTGAACAAGCGGTAAAAGGCTGGCACCTCTATCAACTCCTGTGGCCTACGGACACGTCTAAGCTCAGCTTTTGCACCGGGTGGCAAATGTTCCCATACTTTATATAGCACCATGAAATCAGGTAGTTTCTGTTGTTCCATTGTCCCCTCCTTTATCTCGTTGTGGTTCAAGATCGTATAGTTTGTTCCGTAGATAAATTTTTCTTACAGCGACCATTGTCTTCATAAGTTCCGGGTCATTCAAGTAAGGCCTTACTGATTCTTCGAAAAGTTCTTCAGTAATACTTCTGAGTTCTTTTCGCATCTTAGTCAATACCGGTTCAGGATTTTCAAAGTCAATGCATGCAAGTGTGTTCTCAATTGTCGGTTCCGATCTGCGATAGAATTGGGTTACCGCAACTTTCGGCAATTCTATTTTGTCCCCAAGGCCCTTCAATTTGTGAGTCTTGTCCTTCATGCCTTTGCAAAAAAAGAATAGCGCCACTCTTATGGCTTCTTTGTAGGCAGTTCCTAATGAAACAATTTCATTAATTACATTTGTGTGCCGATCCCAACCGTGATTGAGAGTAAATACCTCGTGACGACGATCAACTATAGATGCCTTTCTTCGTACATAACCGCCTATTAGCAATCGTAGTTTTTGTGCTTTAAATCCATAGAGCTTTTTGGATTGAAGCACAACTGCCGCTGGCTCATACCCCTCAATTTTTCCTTGCGGGGATAATTGAGCTACAAACCTGTTCAATTGGGTCCATGCCGGCGCAGTAATGTTGAATGACATAAACCACGAATTAAAAGTTCCCTCTTTCTTGAGCTCCACAGTGCGCGGAGAATGCGGGTGCGGCCAAGTATTTTCTACGGAATAGTTTGAAAACTTGGCTTTCGAGAATCCCGGATAACCGTGCGCTATACTGCAGCCACAGCATGAACAAAAACTGTTTACGTCAATTGGGGGTAGCAACTCCAAATGCGCTGGTTGCCAGAAAAGACCGCGTACAAATCCAATATTTTGTGCATGATTTGTTCCTGCCTGGATAGGCTCCATCCACGTAGGCAACTGGCGATTGGTGCTATGATGCCATGGCATTATCCGTGCGACTTCACTGTCAGATAGCACATTAAGCCAGACAGTCTGACGGAGGTGGTTGCCCTGTACAAGTGTTGTGATTGGCGTTCCACCACGTAATGGATCCTTAAATCCACCACCAAACCCAGGTGTGCAGGTCGCCTGATTAAACAGGGCAATTGCAGCACATCCGCCACAGAGTTGTGCCGCCAAGCCGGGCTCATTCATAAAACAACAATTCTCTGCACCTGTAAGCCCTGCAAATAGTTTATCCATCTGCGTAATGATGCTTGCTGCGACCTTGCGCGTCTGCATAAAGGGGAATTTCGGGTGATTCAGGTTAAACCAGTCGGCACACGGATGGATAGTTGCATCATACTCCTCCGACGTAATTCTCTTTGCAATGCGACCTTTCAACTCGTCATCGTCTTTCGGGGTAAAGAGCGCCTGCGTCATGCAGATCAGCAACTGCACAGCAGCAAGCTCCATGTCATCCCTCGGCAGGCACAATTCCCACGCTTCGTTTCCGCAAAGGAGTTGTTTCAGCGAAATCTTTTTCATCGCTCCCGTGGGGAGCGGTCGAACCGGAATCCATTCTTCGATCAGCAAGTTCATTTCTTTTTCTCCAATCCGATGTCCTTGTGATAGCTGAACGTCACATCCTTTATCTTCCCTGTGTAGAATTCACCATCTTGCTCCATCTCAAGCCAGCGCCTCCCTTCTTTGTCGATTTCTTCGGCTCCGAAGCAATAGCCCCAAGATTTGGGAACCCCCACGCTATTCAATGATAATGCTTCGAGACTTTGGCGCTCATCCAGCGACTCCAGAACGGTCCCATCCATCAGCATCCGTCCCTGAGAAGTCCGGCAGTACGGGATAACCGTCCGGTTCATGTCGCCGTCACGCGTTACTGCCGTAATCGCCTCGTCCGTATCTGCAAACGGATTCATCCCCTTTGCTCTCTCAATCATTTGTTGTGCTAAATATCCCTTAACATTCTGGACTTCATCTCTAAATTTTTCATAACTCGCTGTCATATCATCAGGTTCATTTTCCCACGATTCTTCCTGATAAACCGACTCTATCCAGGTTCGATAGGCAAGAGGAAAAACAACCTCTCTTCCTGTTGCAGAAAGCAGTTTCTGTCCAGTACGCCAGAGTGAACGCTTGTTTGCGTAGATAACCCCATGCAGACCGTAACTATCGTCGTCAGGCAGAAGCACCGTGCATCGAGGCTTTTCGAACCCCTTCGGACGGGAAGGGCGACCATGACGATGCAACCGCCCCATGCGCTGGAAAAGGAGATCGACGGGACAAAGCTGCGTGATTAGCCAATCAAAATCAAGGTCAAGGGACTGTTCGATAACCTGCGTCGCCACAATAATACGCCCCTTTGCGCGGTCTCCTTTTGGACCGAAACGGGCAATAGCATCCAGTTCCTTTTCCCGGCGATGGATGAAACAGTAGCGGGCGTGGAACAGATCAACCGGCAAGGCAGTCATCGTTCTCAAGTGTCGGGCTAAACCCTGGGCAATATCAACCAGGTTGCAGACGATTGCCACCTGCGCGCCCTGCTCGGCGGCAGCCACAATACGACGAATCAAATTCTCGTCGGGCACAATCTGAGGAACGCGAATCGGCTCTACAATCACGGAATTATTCTGTGGGAGTTGGGATGGATCGAGAACGAAAGGCAGAATTGTCCGTTCGCCAGCCCAAGTCGCCAATGGATAGGGCGTCTCATCTCCTCGTTTCTCTAACTTTACACCCCAGGCATCGCAAAGCTGCTGCCGTTGATGCTCGGGAAGAGTTGCCGAGAGCAGCAATGCTGATCCACCTGCTTTGTGCTGTTCTCGCAATACCTCTTCCAGAAGACCGTACATGTAAGCATCATAAGCATGCACCTCGTCAACGATAAGAACGCTCCGTCCGATTCCAAACCCACGCACAAAGCGGTGCTTGACTGGAAGCACGGAAATCAGCACCTGGTCAACGGTGCAAACGCCGATCTGTCCCAAAAATACGCGTTTGCGGCTCTCAGCCAGCCATTCACTGCATTGCACCCAACCGTCTTCCTTTTCATACCCTTTGAGTGTTGCATGTTTTATTTCAGCAAATTCTTTATTAAAACGAGCCGAGCCGTGGGCCAACAGTAAGTTAAGATGATCAGCGAAGAGCAGTGGAGCAATTCGCCTGAGACGCCCGAGCATAGCATTAGCGGTGGCCTGTGTCGGCAAAGCGAATACAATTGAATCTGCCAGTCCAGCATTGATGAGTCTCCAGGCATAAGCAAGCGCCGCTTCCGTCTTTCCGCTGCCTGTTGGGGCCTCGATAATAGTCAAACCAGGCTCAAGCGGCAGTCTGTCTACTATAGTTTGCAAAGAGCGGGGCTGATCGTCATGCTCAAGCAAATCACTTACGCTGCCGTATTGACGTGGATGACCGATGATACCGGCAAAACGGAGGACCCGACGGGCATCGCCCTCACGTATCGCCTCGAAATACTCATTCAGCTCCATTGCCTGATAATGATAAACAAAATTGTCGGCATCACACCGCGACCCGAGCCAATCACTAACGGAACAAAAACCAGCCATGAGTGGTGAGCAGTCAGGAGGAGAATCGTTGATGGAGAGCCCAACGGGCTTTAAAAAGAGTTGCTCCAATGCCGCCAGCCATTCAGTTCTGGCTTCTCGGTCAACTACTGCTAAACGCCGGTCGCATGTCGGCGGCAATGACGCGATATCTATATATTCAGAAGGCCTTACGTAACCGTGATGGCCAGCGACAGCCTCCAGCCATGATTTCCAGTTCTGCCAAAGATTCGAGGAGGATTCTTCTGGATCATCCAAAAAACTCAGACCAGTGTTTGAGTCATTAGATTCAAGTCCGAGCATTCTTCCGTGATCTTTCATGAACCAGGCCAAGCCTCGTTCACCATGATAATACGTATGGCAATCATGTATCGCCGGAAGGGCATCGTAGCTTCCCGCGTTCGGATAGAGCGTCTGCCAGATAGGCCTAACACGAAGCTGAAAACGCACATCGAACTTGCCATAGTCATGCAGCGCGACAAAAAAGAGCACCCATGCGCGTAATTGCTCTTCCGGCAAACCGTTCCGGCGACGAAAAGAGCGACGGATGGTCGAACTGTCCTCCCACCATGCTGCAGCCACCGCCGCCACATCAAGGCAGTGATACGGCAAGAGATGATAACCATCTCCTTCCTTCTCCGCCTTACCCCAATACCGATAATAACTTTGCAATAAATCGTTCACCTTTTCATCATCTCCACCCACACTCTCGCCACCAATTGCGCGTCGTCAAGAGCGCGGTGGCGCATGGTCTGTTCAGGTATTCTGCCGAATAGGTGCCGGTAGACCGTTTCAAGTCTGTGATTCAACAGCTTCGGATACAGTCTCCTGCTCAGTTCCAGCGTGCAGTTATATGGATTCGTCAGCCCCACGCCAAGCCGCAGGAATTCGTGGCTAATAAATCCCATGTCGAATCTCGCATTATGAGCCACGAGCGTGCTGTCTGTGACAAACTTCCTGAATTCCGGCATAACCTCTTCCGCTAGCGGTTTACCGAGCAGCATCTCATTAGTGATACCGTGCACCTGTTGTGCAGCCCAATGAATCCGCTCATTTACTCTGATGAGCGCATGGAACTCCTCGCCGATTCGGTCCCCTTCAAGCACAACAGCGCCGATTTCAATGATCCGGTCTCCGCGCCTTGTCGAAAGTCCGGTTGTCTCAACATCTACCGCGATGAATCGCCCCGCCGCCTTGGAATACTGGTTTTGAACGCCATCTTTTATGGTTCTTGATTTCATAGTCTACCATGTGCCAGGCTCAAAACATGAGCCTGCTGCCACTTCAATTTCACCTGAAAAGCCCCCCTCACCTTTGTCCTCTCCCCCGAGGGGAGAGGAGAGGATAGTGCGATTTGAGCCGCCTGCTTTCTTCGAACTAATCTTCTGCTGCCGCAACAGCGCCTTGCCCAGCAAGTTTACGACTTCAGCCCGCAGAGACGCCGGCCCGATAACCTCCACCTCCGGCCCATGCTTCAGGATTTCCATAACCAACTCGCGGTGGTCCGCATACGGGACCTCAAGAACATAGTGCTCGCCGTCGAACCGGCCCTTCTGCTTTGGATGCCACGATTCATCGGCCACCCAGCGGCTGCGTTCCGGCGTAAAGCGCAATACTGCCGTATGCCTGGCTTTGCCCGCGAAGATGCCGAAGGCTGAAGCAAAATGAGCATTGAGTTTTGCGTCGGAGATTTCCCTAGCGGGCTTGTCGAGAACGTGCACCTGCTTGAGGCGGTCAACGGAAAAGCTCCTGAGCGCCCGTTTGGTGTGGTCCCACGCGTCGAGGTACCAGTTGTCCCGGTAGTGCGCCAGCCGCTGGGGGGAAACCACACGCTCGGTTGTCCTGTTGTCAGCACGGCCGTGATAAATGATGTTCAGGCGCTTGCGACGGAGAACAGCGTCCGCCACAGTGGGAAAGTACGCTGGATCGACACGTCGGGAAGCCATGCTCAAAATGCGGATGCGGCTGGTAATGTCTCCCTGGGAAGCGTCCCGTGACTTTAGTATTCGCTCTATGCGTTCACGCAACGGCATCAGATGGCTGTCGAGCAGGCCAGGCTGTATCTCGCTGAGCAGGCGCTGAACGGTCAAGAGCGCGTAAAGCTCGGAGGCATTGAACCAGAGGCCGGGGAGTTCGTAGGGATGCTCGCCTGTCGGCACATAATGGTAGCCTTCGGCGCCGCGGCCATACTCGATCGGCGCTCCCAGGCCATCCCGCATATGGCGAATGACCCGGTTGACTGTGGCGCGGGAGCATTCAAGGCGTTCCTGGAGGACAGAATGCGAAACAGGGTAGCGAGATTGATTGAGCACACGATGCAAACAGTAAATCCGGTCGAAAAGGTCCATGACGCTCCTTTCGTACGGCGCTTATGAAAAAGGCTACAGGCTACTGTCCGGCAATGTTGTCTGATGGGATGAAACGACTATAGTCCAGACGTGGGAAAAACTCAAGATGAGATTGCTGATAATTCTGCGGCGAGTGTTTCATGTAAGAATTGACAGCGTTTGATAAAAGCGTTAAGTTGATCATAATGAAAACAGCCGTGGTGAAATTCAGTTCGGAGTTATGAGTTCGTAGTTCGGAGTAATGTAATGAAAACCGCGGTAGAAATATATAAGTTCCTGCCTAAAACCAACTGCGGCAAGTGCGGCCTTCCAAGTTGTTTCGGCTTTGCCGCGAAACTTGCCACGCACCAGGCCTCACCGGATGATTGTCCTTCCATGACCGAGGCGGGGCGAGAAGCACTGCGGGAGGCGGACCATGGACAACGCAACTCGCCCGGCACGGTGTATGAGCAGGCACTGGCGTCCTTGCAGCCCAGGATTCAAGCATTGGATTTCGAGAAAACAGCGCGCCTGTTCGGCGTGATAATCACCGGTCCTGACACTTTTAAGCTCGAGTTCCTGAATGAAAACTACGTGGTCACGAAAGAAAAGATCCTGGACCCCACGGGCAAGGAACCGCGCCCCTGGATATCGATCCTCATCTACAACCATCTCTGCATGCCTGATCCACCTTCATTGTCGGGAGAATGGGTCACCTTCGGTTCGGTGCCTGCATCCCATGCCAAGGACAAGGCGTGGGCCGCTCATGTCGAGGACGTGATCGCTAAACATTTTTCCGAAAAGGTGGATGCGCTCAAAACCGCGTGCGAGCGGCTCGGGGGAGTTAAAGCGGACGTACCGGGAAACCACGACGCGGCCTATGCATTCAGGTTCTTCCCTCACTATCCCGCTCTATTGCTGTTCTCTGATGCTGTTCCTGATGAAGATTTCCCCGTACAATGCAGACTGCTTCTGGACAGGACCGCGCCGCGTTATCTGGACATTGAGTCGATGGTGGTTTTGGGAGAGGAGTTTGCTACGCGGCTTACAGCCGCGTAGTTCGGAGTTATGAGTTCGTAGTTCGTAGCTAGAGTGATTTCATGAGTCCAGTCAGCATTTTCGACAATTCAATGCACTGCGACCTTGATTGACTTCTTTCCTCGCTACGGACATAAGTTTGCCGATATACAATCTCGGTTATCGCAACGCATTCTCTGGCGGATCTTCGCGATATTTTGAGGTAGTGCTTGAATTCAGTTTTGCTGCCACCGCTTCCCTCCGCAATATTCAAGCATATCGAAGTTGCCGCTCTTCTGAATTGATCTGTCAAAGAAAATAACTCTTCCTTCGGAAATGTCTTCGTGAACTTATAAACAAAATCAACATATTCCAAAGCTCGTTGATAAACCTTCAGGTTTTCAAAATCAAACTTTTCTTCGCTCATTTTGCTCCCCACTTTTTCCAGTCTCCGAACTCCGAACTCATAACTCCGAACTATTTCTTATTCACGCTTAACCGCGTGAATAAGAAATTCCACATTCCCGTCTTGGCCCTGAATCGGTGAAGAAATTATACCCTTCACGTCAAGACCGATACTTCGGATAAAATCCTCGATTCTTTTGACTGCCGCATTTCTCGCGCCCTCATCCCGTACGATACCACCCTTACCTACCTGTTCTTTCCCCACCTCGAACTGGGGTTTGATGAGTGCGATGAGATCCGCATGCGGCTTGAGGAACTGCAGGATGGAAGGAACGACCTTTTCGAGGGAAATGAACGAGACGTCGATAACCGCGATATCAATGGGTTCAGGTATAAGCACAGGATCGATGTGACGAATGTTCACCCTTTCGATGACAACGACGCGCGGGTCCTGCCTGAGCTTCCAGGCCAACTGGCCGTAGCCCACGTCCACGGCATAGACCTTTGAGCATCCATGCTGGAGCAGGCAGTCGGTAAAGCCGCCGGTGGACGCACCCACATCAAGGGCAGTCTTGTTTTCCGCGGAGACCTTGAATTCCTTCAAAGCCGCTTCAAGCTTCACGCCTCCCCGGCTCACATAGGGAAGTTGCTCTCCGAGAATTCGGATTTCAGCGTCTTCAGGCACAAGCCCGCCGGACTTGTCCCGCTTCTGACCGTTCACGAGGACATTTCCGGCAAGGATCATCGCCTGTCCTCGCTCACGGCTTTCCACCAGGCCGCGCTCAACAAGCAGTCGGTCAAGACGAACTTTATTTGCTTTCTTGTTTTCTGGTTTATGAGCAGGCATAGTAACAATGAGCGAGACGTTGCCTCAGACCAACGATTCAGGCCCCCTCACCCCAGCCCTCTCCCCGATGGGGCGAGGGAGTTTATATTTCCTCTCCAATCAGGGGAGAGGATTAAGGTGAGGGGTAGTTGCCTGTAAATAAATAACTAAACTCAAAATTAGAGATCTAAGCTTTAAGAGCACGTTGATTTTAGAATTGAGCGTACCAGAAGCGGAACAGCCTGTCAACGGTCAATCATCTCATCAATTATCCATGGACACCTTTTACCGGCAGGATTAAACTATTAATCGATAAATACGTCTAAATAGCAAGAATGGAGGGTTTACCTATGAGAAGCACAAGCGTGTTATTTTGTCTTCTTGCCTTTATGGCAATACCCTGCGTTAACGCCTACGCCGATTCGCTTGACTGCAAGGGAGGAATTGTCTCTGTCGGCGATTCCCGCGTTGACCTGATGACGAAATGCGGTGAGCCCGACTGGAAAGACTCGCATAACGAAGAAATCAGCGAACGGCTTGACAAGGATACAAGAAACAAACTGATCGTCACTGTCGATGAATGGACCTATAATTTCGGCCCAAGTCAGTTCATACGGATTGTCACGATGAGAAACGGCAGGATTGCGGATATCCGGACCGGCGGCTATGGGTACAACAAGAGTACGAAGCCCGAATAACACGAGTGCAGCGATGAAATCGTCTCGATCTGAGAAGTGAGAAAAGCAACGACTACAGCACGCACCCCTCACCTTGTACTCCACTCCATGGAGAGGACAATCTAAACTCACCCTCGCCCTTGTGGGGAGAGGGTTGGGGTGAGGGGTTTTTCTCTCATCTCCTGCGCACCGTTTAATCCCACCTCGCGAACGCCTTGTGATACAGCTAACGCAGTTACGCCTCCAAGTGAGTACGCCCTGCCGGGCGCACCATAAAAAAGGGCCGAAATAAATCTCCGGCCCTTGACTGTTTCATTTCTATTTCACCTTCTTCGTATCGGGCTTAAGGGAGCTGACAT
This genomic stretch from Nitrospirota bacterium harbors:
- the casA gene encoding type I-E CRISPR-associated protein Cse1/CasA, with the protein product MNLLIEEWIPVRPLPTGAMKKISLKQLLCGNEAWELCLPRDDMELAAVQLLICMTQALFTPKDDDELKGRIAKRITSEEYDATIHPCADWFNLNHPKFPFMQTRKVAASIITQMDKLFAGLTGAENCCFMNEPGLAAQLCGGCAAIALFNQATCTPGFGGGFKDPLRGGTPITTLVQGNHLRQTVWLNVLSDSEVARIMPWHHSTNRQLPTWMEPIQAGTNHAQNIGFVRGLFWQPAHLELLPPIDVNSFCSCCGCSIAHGYPGFSKAKFSNYSVENTWPHPHSPRTVELKKEGTFNSWFMSFNITAPAWTQLNRFVAQLSPQGKIEGYEPAAVVLQSKKLYGFKAQKLRLLIGGYVRRKASIVDRRHEVFTLNHGWDRHTNVINEIVSLGTAYKEAIRVALFFFCKGMKDKTHKLKGLGDKIELPKVAVTQFYRRSEPTIENTLACIDFENPEPVLTKMRKELRSITEELFEESVRPYLNDPELMKTMVAVRKIYLRNKLYDLEPQRDKGGDNGTTETT
- the cas3 gene encoding CRISPR-associated helicase/endonuclease Cas3, producing the protein MGGDDEKVNDLLQSYYRYWGKAEKEGDGYHLLPYHCLDVAAVAAAWWEDSSTIRRSFRRRNGLPEEQLRAWVLFFVALHDYGKFDVRFQLRVRPIWQTLYPNAGSYDALPAIHDCHTYYHGERGLAWFMKDHGRMLGLESNDSNTGLSFLDDPEESSSNLWQNWKSWLEAVAGHHGYVRPSEYIDIASLPPTCDRRLAVVDREARTEWLAALEQLFLKPVGLSINDSPPDCSPLMAGFCSVSDWLGSRCDADNFVYHYQAMELNEYFEAIREGDARRVLRFAGIIGHPRQYGSVSDLLEHDDQPRSLQTIVDRLPLEPGLTIIEAPTGSGKTEAALAYAWRLINAGLADSIVFALPTQATANAMLGRLRRIAPLLFADHLNLLLAHGSARFNKEFAEIKHATLKGYEKEDGWVQCSEWLAESRKRVFLGQIGVCTVDQVLISVLPVKHRFVRGFGIGRSVLIVDEVHAYDAYMYGLLEEVLREQHKAGGSALLLSATLPEHQRQQLCDAWGVKLEKRGDETPYPLATWAGERTILPFVLDPSQLPQNNSVIVEPIRVPQIVPDENLIRRIVAAAEQGAQVAIVCNLVDIAQGLARHLRTMTALPVDLFHARYCFIHRREKELDAIARFGPKGDRAKGRIIVATQVIEQSLDLDFDWLITQLCPVDLLFQRMGRLHRHGRPSRPKGFEKPRCTVLLPDDDSYGLHGVIYANKRSLWRTGQKLLSATGREVVFPLAYRTWIESVYQEESWENEPDDMTASYEKFRDEVQNVKGYLAQQMIERAKGMNPFADTDEAITAVTRDGDMNRTVIPYCRTSQGRMLMDGTVLESLDERQSLEALSLNSVGVPKSWGYCFGAEEIDKEGRRWLEMEQDGEFYTGKIKDVTFSYHKDIGLEKKK
- a CDS encoding 3'-5' exonuclease, with the protein product MKSRTIKDGVQNQYSKAAGRFIAVDVETTGLSTRRGDRIIEIGAVVLEGDRIGEEFHALIRVNERIHWAAQQVHGITNEMLLGKPLAEEVMPEFRKFVTDSTLVAHNARFDMGFISHEFLRLGVGLTNPYNCTLELSRRLYPKLLNHRLETVYRHLFGRIPEQTMRHRALDDAQLVARVWVEMMKR
- a CDS encoding YafY family transcriptional regulator, whose protein sequence is MDLFDRIYCLHRVLNQSRYPVSHSVLQERLECSRATVNRVIRHMRDGLGAPIEYGRGAEGYHYVPTGEHPYELPGLWFNASELYALLTVQRLLSEIQPGLLDSHLMPLRERIERILKSRDASQGDITSRIRILSMASRRVDPAYFPTVADAVLRRKRLNIIYHGRADNRTTERVVSPQRLAHYRDNWYLDAWDHTKRALRSFSVDRLKQVHVLDKPAREISDAKLNAHFASAFGIFAGKARHTAVLRFTPERSRWVADESWHPKQKGRFDGEHYVLEVPYADHRELVMEILKHGPEVEVIGPASLRAEVVNLLGKALLRQQKISSKKAGGSNRTILSSPLGGEDKGEGGFSGEIEVAAGSCFEPGTW
- a CDS encoding DUF3786 domain-containing protein encodes the protein MKTAVEIYKFLPKTNCGKCGLPSCFGFAAKLATHQASPDDCPSMTEAGREALREADHGQRNSPGTVYEQALASLQPRIQALDFEKTARLFGVIITGPDTFKLEFLNENYVVTKEKILDPTGKEPRPWISILIYNHLCMPDPPSLSGEWVTFGSVPASHAKDKAWAAHVEDVIAKHFSEKVDALKTACERLGGVKADVPGNHDAAYAFRFFPHYPALLLFSDAVPDEDFPVQCRLLLDRTAPRYLDIESMVVLGEEFATRLTAA
- a CDS encoding four helix bundle protein — protein: MSEEKFDFENLKVYQRALEYVDFVYKFTKTFPKEELFSLTDQFRRAATSICLNIAEGSGGSKTEFKHYLKISRRSARECVAITEIVYRQTYVRSEERSQSRSQCIELSKMLTGLMKSL
- a CDS encoding TlyA family RNA methyltransferase codes for the protein MPAHKPENKKANKVRLDRLLVERGLVESRERGQAMILAGNVLVNGQKRDKSGGLVPEDAEIRILGEQLPYVSRGGVKLEAALKEFKVSAENKTALDVGASTGGFTDCLLQHGCSKVYAVDVGYGQLAWKLRQDPRVVVIERVNIRHIDPVLIPEPIDIAVIDVSFISLEKVVPSILQFLKPHADLIALIKPQFEVGKEQVGKGGIVRDEGARNAAVKRIEDFIRSIGLDVKGIISSPIQGQDGNVEFLIHAVKRE
- a CDS encoding DUF2845 domain-containing protein yields the protein MRSTSVLFCLLAFMAIPCVNAYADSLDCKGGIVSVGDSRVDLMTKCGEPDWKDSHNEEISERLDKDTRNKLIVTVDEWTYNFGPSQFIRIVTMRNGRIADIRTGGYGYNKSTKPE